GATGTCATACAGTCCAAGAAAGCAAGAATTTCAGAATAGAAGCAGGGTAGTATTAGGAGGAATATCAAAATTCCCTGAATGTAGCCAAACTTTCTGAAAACAACTTCCCTAGACCATGACGTATCTGTGATTGTCACACAGCAGCACGGAAATCCTCCCCGCAGCCGCCACCCGCTGGCCCATCCTCTGGCCATTGATATTCTACCTGCCCCATCCGTGGGACAAACGCCCCTTCCCATCAAACCTTGACAAGAGGAGAAACCCAGAACTTACCCACCTACTGGCAGAATCAAGATGCACTCAATTCTGTCTATAGCGGGACAGACCAAAGAAGGCTGCCCTGGCTCTCGGCGGTGGTTGCCTGCCCTCCCACAGCCAAGAACAGCCACAGTAGCAGAGACAGGTTCCCTTCCAGACCTGTCCCATAGTCCCCGGGAACCTCAAGCCAGAGGCCCACACGGCTAACCAGTTCCAGGACCACCTCATTTTCCCTGGGTTCATTCTAAcctaagaaaactgaaaaccatCCTAAATACTCAAACTTTAGAGAATAGTCACTTATGGTTATTTCACCTCATTGGACAGTTATACAACCACCCAGAATTAGAAATATAAGGaacacttaggggcgcctgggtggctcagtcgttgggcgtctgccttcggctcaggtcatgatcccagggtcctgggatcgagcctcacatcgggctccctgctcagcgggaagcctgcttctccctctcccactcttgtgttccctctgcttgtgttccctctctcgctgtatctctctctgtcaaataaataaataaataaataaattaaaaaaaaaaaaaagaaatataaggaacacttaattttaaaaaatactttaaaaatattaaatgtcaaAGCCTAGAAAACAAACTTTCATGTGTTTTTATGAGTAAAAATAGGTACATATATGAGCTGTATaggatgtaaagaaaaagatttcacCCTGTTGGTCAAATAAGTAgtgtatattaaataaatatgtataataaataaaagcatgaagTAAAAAGCCAAGAGCAggcaattttttttgtttctagtcttttgagagagagagagagcacaagccagcttggggaaggggggcataagcaggcttcccgctgagcagggagcccgatgcggggctccatcccaggaccctgggatcatgacctgagccgaaggcagacgcttcaccgactgagcccccccaggcaaAAGCAGGCAAGTTTAATACAGAAGGGCAGAAGGGCAACGTACTAAGATGCTTCAGTGTAACTCTAGGGGCCGAGAAACAGGTACTTCATCTCCTCACGTGATTCCCGGCCGGTGGGCCTACGTGTCTGACCTCTGTGAGCGGCCATGCCACCGCACCCATGAACGCCCATCGGGCCAAACCCTGGCAGCAGGAGCCCCCCTGCTGACGCCCTCCCACTGCCAGTCAGCATGGCAGCCAGCAAGGCCAGGGGCCTTTCTTCCActgccctctgtgcctcccctctgcccacaaCCTCTTAGTTCATTTTCAACACAGCTACTacaacacattttatttcactgGAAAAATCTGTATGAAGAACCAAATGTGGTTCCTGTGAAGAAAACATTTAGCACAGCTTAAATAAAATTGAAgcgaagagggaggggaggagggccctGCCTGTGCTCGCTCCACCACTACCTCAGCCTGGGGCCCCGCGGGATGGAAATCCCAGGTGTCCTGGGGAAGTCCCTGCTTGGCCCTCTCAGAAGGCCTGGAGAGCACCCGTGGTGTCTGAGAGCTGCTGGGGCCCTTGGCAAAAATGTACGGATACACAGACTGCAGACGAGGCCGCACTGGTCTTTTCAACTACTCAGACACAGGCAGGAACACTTCAACTaggaagtaaaatatatataatttatcaaaaaataGTTCTAATATATAGAAAAACATTTCAATCCTCTGAAGCCTCTGCCCCTTATTTACATTCACAAAGCCACTGAGCAAACCCAGGACTAACGAGGGAACAGTGAGGCAGGGACTCCCTGGTGGGCATTTCAGCCGCCTACTGCCTAAAtagatggaaagagagaagttAAAGGAATAGCAGAGGTTTTTTTCACTTGCTCTTTTTGTGACAGGATAGAGGGGAATCACTGGAGGTGAAAGAAGCAAGACTTCGTCCCGGGTCAGTTTCGACTCTGCACAAACCCCAAAACAGACCTTTGAAAACTCGGACCAATGTCCTGGGTCCTTGAGAACCAGTGTGAGCGAGTGGCTGATGTGAGTGCTTTGTTGCCATGGAACCAATGTGGcttgtattcttttttcattttttttccctcaaaatccAGATGGATAAGGTAGTGGGTGGGGAAAGTACCAGATAATTGAGGTGATGGGGAGGGATCATACGGAGAGGATACTACACCAGCTTCTTGGCCTCAAAGAAGCTTTTGAGGTGACGCATCTGCCAGATACCAGTGAGGATGAGGATGACCGTCTGAGCAATTGACCACCACAGGACCCTCTGGTTGGTGCTCTCGCTGGTAAGACGGAAGCGCTCTTCGCGATACTGCGTGGGACAACGGGCCAGGATTAAACGTGCAGGACAAACGGTCCCAGCTATTGTGAGGCCCCTCCCTCCTGCGAGAAATCCACCTTCAGGACCAAATGCCTTCGGAGACACTGCCTCGGATTCCACCGGGAGTGCCCCAGGAGAGTGTGTGCTGCCCCTCCACAAGCATCTCTGCTAGGTCGGGAGCTGTGCTCGCTTCACTTCTGTCTACAAAGCTTGGAAACGGCCGTGTAGACGGACACTCTCCACCCCGTTCTCTGAACAGCTGAGCTCCCAATCGGGAAAGGCCCCAAACAGAAACTTCCAGTGGGCGTAGCAGGCACAAAGGTCAACTGCCACATCCGAGAACAGTCAGATGCATGCTTACCCTCTGGTAATCCTGCTCCTTCTGGATCTGTTCCACCTGATCAAGCAGCTGGCGGGCTCGGAGCTGGAGCTCGGTCAGTTTGTCCTTGGCAGCAATCTCCGGGTAGTTGTTGGCATGCTCCCCAACCTGGATGTCCAGGTGCACGCGCTAGAAAGACACAGGGGTGGTGCCCCAAAGCCCTAAGGTCAGAAACCCTCCGACTCTCTGTTCCAGGCTGGGGAACCTACTCTCGTCCCTGGCTGTGGGACAGAAATGCAACACCGTCTCTCTGATTGTGACTGTGTCCCAAAGTGTCCCAAAGGACGGTGGCCGTTAACTCAAAACTCGCCGGAATCAGGGGAGGGATTCTGAGCTGTGGCCGAGGAGGCAATCCTCTTACCAGTCTGCCGCCAGCAAAGAGAGCCATCCTGGTGGAGTTCGAGTGCAGGCAGATCTGATGGTCACCGGGCGTGTGGGAGGTGAAGGTGAAGCGGCCGTCGGAGCCGTACTGCCGGGACAGCACCACCTGCAACGGGACACACCGTGACAACCCCCACCTGCACGCAGCTCCGTCCTGAGCCCTGCACGGCCCAGAGAGCTCCGGGGAAGCGTGGCCTTGTGGAGGCTGCAGACCGCCCGCGCCATAGCCCGAGCACGACCAGCGGGGCCCTACCTTGCCTTCCGGGTCCTTCACCTCCACATGCATGCCCAGGCCGGGGGTCGAAGGCAGGAAGACCTCCTTCTGCTTGTCCCACATCTGGGTGCGGTAGTTCCCTGCGGAGCAGACAGAGCCGTCACGACCCGCCTGCTCCGGCCGGCTCCCACACTCCGCGGGGCGCCGTGGCCGCGTCTGGGGGACACACAGGGCCCTGTCCTCCCTCGCCCCGCCTGACCGATGACCATGGTCTCGTCGGGGATCTCCTCGATGAAGCACCGCTTCTCGGTCTCGCCGATGTGGAAGTAGAGTCCCCGGGCGCCGGCTGCGCACAGCGCGAGCAGCAGCAGCGCCGGTCGTCCCATCGCCCGCCGCCACCCGCCCCGACACCTGCCAACGCGCGCCCTCCGCCCGTCGCGCATGCGCGCGCATGCGCCCCAGTCCAGGCGACGCAGCAGAGCCGAGCGAAGAGCGCGCATGCGCTGTGACTCGCGCCCTGCGTCCTTCTCAATCCGCCGGTCTTCCCGGCCAAGCAGCCTGGCCGAAAGGAGAGTGCGCATGCGGGGGACGCCCGGATCTCCTTCCAGCCAACCGAGGGACGATACTTACTCCGACACCTACCTACGCGCGTCCTCCGCCCTGCGCGCATGCGCAAGCCTGCGCCCCGCTTCCGGGAGAGGCTGCGCGGCCGGGTTCGCAGCGCGCATGTGTCGATTCGTTCGCGACCCCGCTTCTCCGCGGGCGGGACTTGGCGGGGGTCTAGCACTGGAGACGGGGCGTGGGGACGAGGGGTCCCAGACGGGGGAAGGAGCGTGGGGACGAGGAATCCAGCACTGGGGAAGGAGCGTGAGGACGAGGGGTCCCAGGCGGGGGACTGGGAGTGGGGTCCCGCGCGGGGGAAGGagcgtgggggcgggggtgtACTAGGCGGGGGAAGGGGCGCGGGGACGAGGCGTCTCCCAGGGGGGAAGGAACATGGGGGCGTGGGGTCCAGCGCGGAGAGGAGGGGTCACGTGTTAGGGGAAGGGACGTGGGGTCCCGCGTAGGGAAAGGGGCGTGGGGACGTGAGGTCCCGCGAGGGGGAAGGAGCGTGGGGGCAGGGGAACGGCATGGGAACGAGGGGTCCCGCGCGGGGGACGGGACGTGGGGACAAGGGGTCCCAGGCGGGGGACGCGGCGTGGGGGCGCGGGGTCCAGCACTGGGGAAGGAGCCTCGAAAGGAGGGGTCCCGCGCGgaaggcggggcgggggcggcccgAGCTGGTGGCGTGGACTCGGGAGTGGTGACCGCCAGGCGTGACCTGTGACCCTGCGGTTGTGCTGGGGTTTCCTGACCTTGCGTGGGAGGCActcactgggggcggggggggcgcgcGTTAGCGACCCTGCTGATCATAAAGGAGATGCGGAGGGCGTGGCACGAGGGCTAATGAGAAAAGGGTTTCTTCCTCAAGTTTACTAGACTCTGCAGGATGAGGCGTGGCGACGCGTCAGCCTCGTTCTGTTCCCGAAGGCCCCGCGGTTTTCTGCCAGCCTGTCAGACTGGACTGCTCTTTGTGCCCTGGGTGAAGGCTGAGGACCTGGGGGTCCCTGAGAGGTGCACGGGGGGCTCGGCGCGCCTCTGCTGAGAGCTGTCGTTGCAGAGAAACCCTGTAGCAGCGCTCTGGGTGCTCTGGGCCTGGTTGGTGTGTATGCTGCTGTTTATCCTGTAAGTGCTGGTTCTGAGCCAACACAAATATCCTGGGGATCAAAGTCGTTTGAAAGGCAAGCTTCCTCAGCAGCAGTTCTGTGTGAGGACCCGAAGCCTCTGTTTAAAGCTCTCTTCTTCAGAAGCTGGAAATTGGGGTTTGGCATGAAACtccctgatttttaaatatgggCATTTAACTCACTTATGTCTAATGGAATGACAATAAACAATCTCTGGCCACCTTCTGCAGTCTGACATCAGTTCCAATCTGGAGGACAGGCATGGGTTAACTGACCACCTGTGTGCTGttgcagcacccccccccccccaattgcGTTGAACATGTGGTGCAAAATGAGACTGAAAATCTGGGCTAAGAAAATGGAGAGTATGAGGAAAAGAATGAGTAGGGTGACCGGGCGTGTTGGCCTCTCCTAGTTACAGCACCCCCTTCTCTGGGACAGAGGAAGATGAACACCAAGCCAGAACATTGTTATTGGGCGTAGAGTCACAGCTGAGCATGGttgaaaactttgttttaaattttttataaagagaatttCCAAACACACATGAAGAGGGAATAGTTACAATGAACTTTGATATACTCATCACCTGCCTTcaacaaaaatcagttttttgcctgtctcatttcatttcttttggcgTGTTTTCCCTGAAGTATATCAGTGTATTTTTTTGGACATACATCATTTCACCTATAAATACTTGAGTGTATATCTCTAACAGacaaggacttttaaaaataccattatcacattcaaaaaaacaactctttaaTGTCATCTAATACTTAGTATATGttcagtcccccccccccccaccattgcCTTTAGATTGCTTAATCAGGGTCCAAACAAGGTAAAGTCACTGCATTCAGGGACACAGCTCCTAAATCTCTTTGTTGTTGATGATGTGGTGCCATTTCTTACTGAAGCACCTGGATCACTGGACCAGTAGAATCCTCCACGTTCTGGATTGGGTGGGTTGTATCTTAACATGTCATTTCATATGTGTATTTGTCACTGCTGTATCCTGTAAACCGTTAGATCCACAACCAGGGAGGATTTGCAGTAAAACTAATTGTGACTGCGTACATTACAATCATTACCCCTTTTAATGTTCAAATTGTCTCAGAAGATGTCCCAAGTTCTCTGCCCTTTTAACACAACTCAGTCTTTAGTGGCTTCCTTGCTTTCCATTTTGTACACTTGCCCGCCCTACACACAAAATCTGCCGTTTAGGGGCGCCTaggcagctcagttggttgggcatctgcctttggctcaggtcatgatcccaggggcctgggatcgggctcccatcggactccttgctcagtggggagtgtgcttctccctctgcccttccccctgctcgtgctccctctctctctcagagctctaataaataaaattttttaaaaatctgctgttTATCCAAGGAATCTTGATTCACTTTAGTGACAAatggtatttatatttctaatgttgtaatttttttttcaagaagacCCTAAAATTTGTCCTGATGGGTAATCTTAAAGAGATTGCATTACCCACAGTAGAAAACCTACGTTAGGTAATCTAAATCCCCAGGCCCCAAAACTTTTCCCCTCAAAGGTGGTGGGCAATTACTGCCAACATTTACCTAAGCCAGCTGTCCCTTCATTCAACCAGTATCTATGAGCAGCCACTGTGCCAGTGTTCTAAACCCTGGGGACACTatggtgaacaaaacaaaaatccttgtCCTCGTGGATTTATTTTGATTATCACCCTTCAATACATACTCTATAGCATGCCAGAGGGAGACAGGTgtcaaggagaaaaatgaagcagggaagaGGTCAGGGAGTGTATTGGGTGGAATGGTGTCCCTGCCAAAGAGGTATCATCAACACTGaagtccctggaacctgtgaatgtgacctgcTTTGGAGTCTTTCcaaatgtaattaaggatctGATGTGATAATCCTGGATTATcctgggccctaaatccagtgaccaGTGTCTTCATAAGAGACATGGAGACACCCACACACCCACGGAATGGCTGCTATAAGAACCAAATAGAAAGTAAggactggtgaggatgtggagaaatcagaacctcGTGAACTGTGGGTGGCATCAtaaatggtgcaaccactatgaAAAATAACATGGAGGTacctcaagaaattaaaactagaactaccatgtgaCCCAACAACCCCACTGCCGAATATATCTCTAAAAGTACTGGAGACACGACCTTGAAAAGACACTTGCATACCCACGCTCACAGGAGCACCATTCACAGTGGCCAAGAgtagaagcagcccaaatgtccatcgatggatgaacaGACGAGATCGTAAGTGGTACATGCACaccatggaatatcattcagccttgaaaaggaagaaaatcctcAGTGTGCCACAGCATGCATGGGCCGAGGACggtatgctaagcgaaataagcctgtcacaaaagacaaatactgcatgattccacttgtaAGAGGGAATCTGAAGTAGTCAAACTagtagagacagagagtagaatggtgctgggggaggggaggatggggagttgactaatggatacagagtttcagacTTGTAAGATGAAACAAGTTCTGGAAATCTGTTCCACAAGGTAActgtcactgaactgtacacttagtaaagagagagaggtgcagataAAAGGACTCAGCCATGTGATCACAGAGGTAGACGTTGGAAGGGATGcagtcacaagccaaggaatgcctggagccaccagaaacTAGGAGACAAGCAAGAAAACCTCTCCTAGAGTCTCTGGAGGGAGCACAACtcagctgacatcttgattttggacttctgctctccagaattgtaagacaatacatttctgttgctttaatcCACCATAtgtgtagtaatttgttatggagACCAATATAGGGAGTGTCTGATTAGAGGCGGGGTGGGGTACAGTGGACTGGCCAAAGAAGGCTCACCGAGAAGGTGCTGTGTGAGAGAGGTCCTGGGGGGCAGGTCACGTGGCTCCCTGAAGAAAGAGCAAGAGCCCCAAGGCTGGCGTGAGTTGAACGTCAAGGAGGCCAGTGTAGCAGGAGGCACAAGCATGGGAGGGAAGTAGGAGGAGATGAGGTCCTAACTGGGGATGGGAGAATTGGGTGGGCCTGTTAGGCCACTTTAAGGACCTTGGCAAACGAGTGAGAACCCCTTAGGGGATTCTGAGTGAGGAATGACTTGATCTaactcagattttaaaattctgatccTGTCCAGGCAGCAGATGATCACTGTACAATAATAGGGTCATCAATGGATCAAAGGATCAAATCGCTGATGTAAGTAATGTTCAATCTACATCAGgtcttttgggggcacctgggtggctcagttggttaagcgtctgccttcggctcaggtcatgatcccggggtcctgggatcgagccccgcatcgggctccttactcagcagggagcctgcttctccctctccctcttcctgctgttccccctgcttgtgctctctctgtcaaataaataaataaaatcgctaaataaataagtacataaataaatcaGGTCTCTTGTTCCATCTTGCAGTTCACAGGAAATTCGAAAGTTCTAGGACATGGTGAGGCAACAAGAAGGCAAATCCAGAATATGGAACAACTGGCTTCTTCCAAACACTGAAGTCAAGATGAGAAACAAAAGTGGGGGAAATGTACTTAAAAACCGAGCTGAGAAGAAAGGACTAGAGGTGCACAATACTACAGAAGGTGTGTGACTgcccctgggcctcagtgtgCTAGAATTGAtgggggaaacaaaggcagaagaaaaattactagatttccttactacctacagcccactgacaagtccttgaaacaggcaaaGTGACCTttctctagggactcagctgccccgatgttgacactttgctaagggcaaaaggcaatcttaggtccaacccccaggatcctgtaagtctactttaacatataaaaattcctttggaaacttcctttatctctaaacccaagatacatgttggcaatcatctcccaagcatatggcccaccgatctacatctgaagggtctcatgactagggTTTTATTAGACGGCAATAAATGACCtcttcccaacaatagctagcccctcaaggtcctggaaaccttgctccCAAATTCCTTAGGGACTCACActatcaggaacaagacaaggaggcCCATGTCCACCACTGCCATTCAAGATTGTCCCGGATGTTCCGACCAGATCAATTAGACAAGAAACTgaaggcatccaaactggaaaggaagaaaaactataTTCACACGTGACATGATcctatatatggaaaaaattctCAAGAATCCAAGAGAAAGTTACCAgacctgataaatgaattcagcgggggcacgtgggtggctcagttggttaagcgtctgcctttggctcaggtcatgatctcagggtcctgggatcaagccccgcatcgggctccttactcagcagggagcctgctccccctgcttgtgctctccctctctctgtcaaataaataaataaaatctttaaaaaaatgaattcagtgaagttgcagggcATATCAgtacacaaaaatcaatataccAGGAATGAACAATCAGGAAAGGAAATTGAGAgcaatccaggggcgcctgggtggctcagttgttaagcatctgcctttggctcaggtcatgatcccagagtcctgggatcgagtcccacattggactccctgctcagcaggaattctgcttctccctctcccactccccctgcttgtgttccctctcccgctgtctctctctcagtcaaataaataaaatcattaaaaaaaaaagagagagagagcaattcCACCTACAGATGCTTCTCAAAACAAACACGCTAGTAATAACTTTAACCAAGGTACAAGGCTAGTacactgaaaagtaaaaataatgctaaaggaaattaaagaagacacaactAAATGGCAAGATATCCTTGGACTGAAGACCCAATAT
This genomic window from Halichoerus grypus chromosome 12, mHalGry1.hap1.1, whole genome shotgun sequence contains:
- the TMED4 gene encoding transmembrane emp24 domain-containing protein 4, with protein sequence MGRPALLLLALCAAGARGLYFHIGETEKRCFIEEIPDETMVIGNYRTQMWDKQKEVFLPSTPGLGMHVEVKDPEGKVVLSRQYGSDGRFTFTSHTPGDHQICLHSNSTRMALFAGGRLRVHLDIQVGEHANNYPEIAAKDKLTELQLRARQLLDQVEQIQKEQDYQRYREERFRLTSESTNQRVLWWSIAQTVILILTGIWQMRHLKSFFEAKKLV